A part of Deltaproteobacteria bacterium genomic DNA contains:
- a CDS encoding carbon-nitrogen hydrolase, whose protein sequence is MAQRKSATGAKVGLVQMSTGDNLDANLAKAVNRIEAAARKGAQIVCLQELFRSRYFCQSEDHRKFALAEPIPGPSTEVLSDVARRENVVIVASLFERRAAGIYHNTAVVLDADGSVAGKYRKMHIPDDPLYYEKFYFTPGDLGFPSFQTRYAKIAVLVCWDQWFPEGARLAALSGAQILFYPTAIGWIPNEPKSVALNQRNGWELIQRSHAVANGVFVASVNRVGNEGKIKFWGNSFVAGPFGEIVARAKGEKDEIVVADCDLAKIEETRQAWPFLRDRRIDAYGSLLSRAID, encoded by the coding sequence ATGGCGCAACGAAAATCAGCGACGGGTGCCAAGGTAGGCCTGGTGCAGATGAGCACGGGCGACAACCTCGACGCCAATCTGGCCAAGGCTGTTAACCGGATCGAAGCCGCGGCGCGCAAAGGGGCGCAGATTGTTTGTCTGCAGGAACTATTTCGCTCGCGCTATTTTTGCCAGAGCGAGGATCATCGCAAGTTCGCGCTTGCCGAGCCGATTCCCGGGCCGAGCACTGAGGTTTTGAGCGATGTGGCGCGGCGCGAAAATGTCGTGATCGTCGCGTCGCTGTTCGAGCGGCGCGCCGCCGGCATCTATCACAACACGGCGGTGGTGCTCGACGCCGATGGTTCTGTCGCCGGCAAATATCGCAAGATGCACATCCCCGACGATCCGCTTTATTACGAGAAGTTCTATTTCACGCCGGGCGATTTGGGCTTCCCGAGTTTTCAGACGCGCTACGCCAAGATCGCCGTGCTGGTCTGCTGGGACCAATGGTTCCCCGAAGGCGCGCGGCTGGCGGCGCTGTCCGGCGCGCAGATCTTGTTCTATCCCACGGCGATTGGCTGGATTCCCAACGAGCCTAAGTCCGTGGCGCTCAACCAGCGCAACGGCTGGGAGTTGATCCAGCGTTCACACGCGGTGGCCAACGGTGTTTTCGTTGCGTCGGTCAATCGCGTCGGCAACGAAGGCAAGATCAAATTCTGGGGCAACTCGTTTGTCGCCGGCCCGTTTGGTGAGATCGTCGCGCGCGCCAAGGGCGAGAAAGACGAAATTGTCGTCGCCGACTGCGATCTGGCGAAGATCGAAGAGACGCGGCAAGCGTGGCCGTTTCTGCGCGATCGGCGCATCGATGCCTACGGCTCTTTATTAAGCCGCGCCATCGACTGA
- a CDS encoding agmatine deiminase family protein: protein MAHAPPRSTTPAALGYAMPAEWAPHRATWLSWPHNLDTWPTYLERVREIWIQMICALAPGEQVYLLVNDESVEQEVRSRLRAAKAAMANVTFLRFPTVDVWMRDYGPTFVTRSSQDAPLAFNDWIFNGWGGKYKAYEEDDRIARDIAALLKVPVFDHKLILEGGSIEVNGAGTCLTTEQCLLNKNRNPHLSRSELETFLEGTLGVKQVIWLGEGIVGDDTDGHIDDIARFVDARTVVAILESDAKDDNYHFLQDNGERLQRARDLDGGKFNLITLPCPRPVYYEDVRLPASYANFYIGNEVVLVPIFDDPNDKAALGTLQDCFPKRRVIGLRCNEVVAGLGAIHCVTQQEPAVL from the coding sequence ATGGCCCACGCTCCTCCTCGCTCCACTACGCCAGCAGCGCTTGGCTATGCGATGCCCGCCGAATGGGCGCCGCACCGCGCCACATGGCTTTCGTGGCCGCACAATCTGGACACCTGGCCGACGTATTTGGAGCGAGTCCGAGAAATCTGGATTCAGATGATCTGCGCTCTCGCGCCGGGCGAGCAAGTCTATCTGCTGGTCAACGACGAATCGGTGGAGCAGGAAGTGCGTAGCCGTTTGCGTGCGGCGAAGGCGGCGATGGCGAACGTTACGTTCTTGCGCTTTCCCACCGTCGACGTTTGGATGCGCGACTACGGCCCGACCTTTGTCACGCGCAGTTCCCAAGACGCTCCGCTGGCCTTCAACGACTGGATCTTCAACGGCTGGGGCGGGAAGTACAAAGCTTACGAAGAAGATGACCGCATCGCGCGCGACATCGCCGCATTGCTGAAGGTGCCAGTTTTCGACCACAAGCTGATCCTCGAAGGCGGTTCGATCGAAGTGAACGGTGCCGGCACTTGTTTGACGACCGAGCAATGTCTGCTCAACAAGAATCGCAATCCGCATCTAAGCCGCAGCGAGCTTGAGACGTTTCTCGAAGGTACGCTGGGAGTAAAACAGGTGATCTGGCTGGGCGAGGGCATTGTCGGCGACGACACAGACGGCCACATCGACGACATCGCCCGCTTCGTCGATGCGCGCACGGTGGTTGCTATTCTGGAAAGCGATGCCAAAGACGATAATTATCATTTTTTGCAGGACAACGGTGAGCGGTTGCAGCGCGCGCGCGATCTCGATGGCGGCAAGTTCAATCTCATCACCTTGCCCTGTCCGCGACCGGTTTATTACGAGGACGTTCGATTGCCCGCCAGCTATGCAAATTTTTATATTGGCAACGAAGTTGTCCTCGTGCCGATCTTCGACGATCCGAACGATAAGGCGGCGCTCGGCACGCTGCAGGATTGTTTTCCAAAAAGGAGAGTCATCGGCCTGCGCTGCAACGAAGTTGTCGCCGGACTAGGCGCGATCCACTGTGTGACGCAGCAGGAGCCGGCGGTGCTCTAG
- a CDS encoding dienelactone hydrolase family protein, which translates to MDVTNSTVQLNTSDGKMEAYVAQPKDGGSYPGVVVIQEAFGVNEHMKKVTDRIAAEGYVAICPDIYHRESERVIPFSDMQKAIATLQRVQDPKAMEDVGAAIAQLKSQSNVKAGSLGVIGFCMGGRLTYLTAAHHANDVKCAVPYYGGGIPMGNPSPLARTGEIKCPMYLFFGAKDQLIPMDQVGQINTELTSKKVAFQMKIYPDAGHGFFCDERGSYNEKAATDAWDKTKSFFAQHLK; encoded by the coding sequence ATGGACGTTACAAATTCAACCGTTCAACTAAACACGTCGGACGGCAAGATGGAGGCCTATGTTGCCCAGCCCAAAGACGGCGGCAGCTATCCAGGCGTTGTGGTCATTCAAGAGGCGTTCGGTGTTAACGAACACATGAAGAAGGTTACCGATCGCATCGCCGCTGAAGGTTACGTGGCGATCTGCCCGGATATCTATCATCGTGAAAGCGAGCGCGTGATTCCGTTTTCCGACATGCAGAAGGCGATCGCGACTTTGCAGCGCGTGCAAGACCCGAAGGCCATGGAAGACGTCGGCGCGGCGATTGCTCAACTGAAATCGCAGAGCAACGTTAAAGCCGGCTCCCTGGGCGTCATCGGCTTCTGTATGGGTGGTCGTTTGACCTATTTGACCGCGGCGCACCACGCCAATGACGTAAAATGCGCGGTGCCCTATTATGGTGGCGGCATTCCGATGGGCAACCCGAGCCCGCTCGCGCGCACCGGTGAGATCAAGTGCCCGATGTATCTGTTCTTCGGCGCCAAGGACCAGCTGATTCCGATGGATCAAGTGGGACAGATCAATACTGAGCTGACCTCGAAGAAGGTTGCGTTCCAGATGAAAATCTATCCGGACGCGGGCCATGGCTTTTTCTGCGACGAGCGCGGCAGCTACAATGAAAAAGCGGCCACCGATGCGTGGGACAAGACCAAATCGTTCTTCGCCCAACATCTGAAATAG